In Vicugna pacos chromosome 6, VicPac4, whole genome shotgun sequence, the DNA window TCACAGTCCCAGACTCACAGGATGGCCAAACCAGGGATCTCACCATCAGCTGGCAGCCTCCTGCCTTtcgggaggaggaggctgaggcccagagaaagggAGGCCACAGCTGGCAGGGACAGAGCTGGGGACAGGTCTCCTCTATGAAAGGAAGGGTCTCTGGAAAGCCTGCTCTCTGAaatggggtggagtggggagggacAGCTTCCTCTCCCCGCAGCAGGGTGGGAGAGCTCACCGTCAGGGACCTCCTCCCCCACACCCAGGTCAGACATCAAGTGCACCCTGAATGGGGGCAGAGGGGAGCCCTGATGCCCAGGGTCGTTTCCTGCTATCTCTAACTTCCTCTTCCCGCCACCTCCCACACTGTGTCATGCCAAACGGAGGACTCAGGCAGGGACTTGATAGACAGAAACAGCGGCTCCAGCTAAGTACATCAGGACTTGTCTTTCCTACTTAGTCTGTGTTCCCGCCCCTCCCCTGAGGCCCACGTCTGGTGAATTATCCAGACTCCGCACAAGCTGTGGCTTCCTctcaattcaacaaacatttcctgagcacccACTACCAGCAATGCAACCGGTGGGCGATGGTGACTTTGCTAGTAAGGGGGAGGGAAGAAACCCAGTCATCCGGCATATTCAGGCTGCACAGCAGGAGCTGTTCTTGGCTGGAGGTGCCCGACAGGGGCTGGGGATGGTGGTAGGAGCCCAAGGGAACCATCCCATCTCTTCTCACCAAGGCAGGGGCACCTCCCTTTCTCATCAAGTGCGCCCCTTGTCCCCAAGCCCCTGCTTGGGTCTCCCCACATGGCCCCACTGCTTCCCTCTGATCCTGCCGTGGTTGTTCTTCTCTGCTGAAGGCCCTGGGCCTCACTAGCCTCTCTGGTTCTCTAGGAAGTGTCCAGAACATTCCCAGGATTTCTCTGCTGTCATAGTCAGGCATAAAGTATGGCTCAGCTGTGTGAGGGCTGGGCCTCCTCACTGGCTCTTGCTCCACTCTCTACCCTTCTATTCAGAAGGCATGAGAAAAGGGTGTCTTTAGGGCAGATCAGATTgtttagagcagtgcttctcacacATTAAGGTGCAGACTAATGCAGATTCTAACTGGGGAGGTCTGGGGTAGACTTGGGAGTTtgcatttttgggggggtaattcaagtttgcattttaaAGGCTCCAGGTGACACCTATGCTGCTGGTTCCCGACCCACTTTGACAGTAAAGGTTTGGACTAGAATATGTGGAGGGCTTAGAGCAAAGACAGACTCTAGGCTCTAAGGGTTGCTGGCTCTGCAGTGGAGGGAGGCAGGCTGCCCCTGCCCGGTGGGGGCTTCCTGGCCTCAGAGTTGGGTAGGAAGCTGAGGCACTGGGTAGATGCTTGAGAGTGGGTGGTGCCAACTTCCTGTAGTGGGGAGTGAGAAAGCTGGTTGGGAATGGGATGAGGTGAAGGTGGGTGGAAGAGGTTGGTGTGGGATTGACCAGAGGATCGAGACTTTTGAAAGGCTTGGAAACATTCTGTGCATATGGGAAGAAGACCCATGTGAGACATGAAAAGGCAAGGGTGAAAGATTCCAAGCTCAAGCCTTCTTCTTGCCTTCCAGTCACATATATATAGCTTTAGAGAATAGCATTAGCCCTGGAACCCATGACTCCCAAAGGATGGAGCTGGGTTAGGGTGGGCTCTGGCACAGCCCTTGAATTCAGATGTCTCCCAAGTAATTGTGATCCAGAATTTGAATTCTGAGATTCACAAACTCTCCCCAACTTCCAATGCTGCCCACTGTACAGACGTGCCTTCATTAAAGGGTGTGTGCCAAGGCATGTGTGACGATGGCTGGGGATGTAGAATTTGGGGAGAGCTCTGGTTCAGGCCTTACAATAGGACCTGAGCAGGAGAGAAAGCTGGGCAGAAGGGCTATGGAGAAATAGGGCTTCTTTCCCTTCGGGACATTAGGAGAAAGGGATGTGGGGGTGAGTCAGTGGGGGTTGGAGAGAATGGAGACTGGCACAGGACACCTGCAGTGCAAGACAGGTACCACCGAGCTTTTCTCAAAAGAGGAGAGCCCTATTTCAGGATAAGCAAACCAGCAGCTATGGTGGCCACCCCTCCTGCTCTGGGATGGAGCCAGCTAAGGAGCAGGAGGGAAGCCTAGATGTCCCTCCACAAAGCTTGGGGCCATGGAAGGCGGGCCCATTTCTTCCTGGCTCCTCTGGTTCAAGGCCTGGCTGGGAGCCTTCCTCCTGGATGCCCTTCCCCTCTCCAACTAACAGAAAACTACTCCTCGAAGGTGGGAAGTTCTTCGTGGGAAGTGGCTTCAGGGTCCCAGGCACAGAGCTGGAGGAACTGACAAAGGAAGAGTGCAAAGGGTAACAGGGAGCCAGCACACATCTCTGTCCTGGCCTGTATCACCTTACAGAGGGGAGCAGCAGACCATACCGTGAGGGAGGTATTTTTTTGGATGACAGGCAGTGTGGTAAAGTGGAACAAACATGGGCCTTAGAATCCAACAGACCGAATCTGAATCCTAGGTCTGCCATCTGTTAGCTGGGTGACTTTAGTCAATTTTAACCTTTAAAggctcagttttcttgtctgcaGAATGGAGCTAGTAATACCTATGTTGAAGGGTTATTGAGAGAATTAAAGATAAGAGTATGCAACTatacctggcatacagtaggcagTCTATTAACAGtagcctggcacacagaaggcactcagtaaatatccgTTGAATAAATGAAGTAGCTATTTGTTGTGATCTCTGtctactttgttttctcttttccattgcCTTCTAGTCTCATCTTCCCTGGGGTCCATACATTCTCAGGGAAATAAGGGATGGTTGTAAAGGTTACCCAGCTTTCCAGGACAGTGAGCAGCTTTTAATCCCCTGGGGGAGTCTAGTTGAGTTAAAAGCATCACGAAGTGACCCTGCTCTTACAGGAATGTTCTTTGACATCTTCCACGCACTGGATCACAAGGATGCCCTAAGCATTTCCCCCTGACTTTGCACACTGGCTCTTGCAGCTCAgagcatttcctctttttttgtttacatCAGTAGCAATCTCATGAACTCACTCCCCAGAAACAAACTCCCTTGTGGCGTTCGCTCCATGCCTCCCAAAGTTGTATCACTCAAGGGAGCAgcatgattattttcttatggtCAAGGGACAGGTAATTGAGGGTCCCTGGAAGCAGAGGATCCCCAGCTGTCTGACAAGGCCTAAGTTTGGAAGATCCGATCAGCAGTCAGCTCCAGCCCCAAACCCTAGCCTCAGGGACAAGAATAACAGGAAAAGATGGAACTGCAACCCCCATCTCAGGAACAAAGGAAATGGCAAAAATCCCAACTTGGCTACATCTTCTTATTTGGGGGACTAAGTGGCCGGGCGGGGCGCCCAAGGAAATAGGAGAAACTAAAGGCACCACTTCACTCCTGCCTCTTGAGTCATTTATCAGTGTCTACAGACCCCACAAGCAACACTTCCTGGGGGAGGGCAACCAGGGCTTCTGAGGAAGGACTGGCACAGGGTGACCACAGCCTCCCTGAGGGGGAGGCTGGGAAGGCAATGAGAGAAGCCCACATAAAGCACAGAGCGAGGCTGCTTTCTCTCAACAAGTCTGCGGGCCTACGTCACGGCCTCTCATTAAGCATTCACTTGACGCCGGGGAAGTGAAATAGCGCAGACCTGGCACCAGAAAGAACAAATGTGGCACCCACTGCTCCTTTTAAGGACTGGCTGGAGGAGCAGCAGGCTCCAAGGCAGGAGGTGAGGCAAACACACCAGTACCTttgtgggagggggagggaggactcTTTCAGGCCCGCCTCTTTCTTAACAAGCTCTCCACAAGCTCTCCTACAACCTTCAAAAATAACCAACAATGAAggctttttccctttttaaactcTAGGGACACAGTGTTTCCTCTTCCCCCAGCAGGGCAGCTGGCTTCAACCAAGAAAGAGGGTCAAAAGTCACCTTGGATAACCATCTGTTCAAACAGAAATACCCTAACCCCAAGTTACTGAATCAGAGGAAAAGGCTGGGCTTGTGCAGAGAATCACCTAGAAGGCTAGTTAACACAACACGGAGCTCCACCTCCTGAATTCCTCATTCAGttggtctgggatggggcctAAGCCatggcatttctaacaagttcccaggtgatgctgatgctgatggTCTGGGCACTGATGTCATGTCTACTACTTGCCCCTTCACATTTCTTTCCATGCATCATTTTTGCCCAAAGGGACAGACATTCTCCTGAAAATGTATTAATCACCTCATGTGAAGACACTATACTTTTATTCCTAAGATCTCTGACCCCTATCACATCTATGAGCTCCATTTGCTCTAATGAATTCCCATTTGGTTAGGAGTAAAGAGAGTTGATGGGTCAAGGGCAATAACCAAGGCCATCACTGGGTTTGTAGGCTGCCTGTCTTCCAGTTCAGGGGTCCTGAGATCACACTGCCTCCCCAGCTCAGGTCCTCGTAATAGTGTGAGCTGCCTACAGCTCAGAGACTGGCTGCTGCGACTCAACACTGGCCACATTACTTGCAGGGAGCTGAAGGGACAGGTGGTCCCCAGGACTGCGTGGGAGGAGACCAACTCATCCTCTGAGCAGAGGTAGCAGAGAAAGGTAGAGTTAAACGGAAATCCTTGGTAACCAGCATAACTGCTTTTTTGGAAAAGTTGGTTTGGGGACTTCTGAGGCTAACTTAGCACATTGGaggcaataaataaatagttATTGAAATAATGGTGGTGctttatggaaaatatttaaggaaagttAGAATCTTATTGCTGATTAACTGACAAGCTATTGCAAAAACAGATTACTGTACTTAGGGAAACAGAGAAGTAACAAGGATAAATTCTTGTTGGTGCGGCTGTAAATTCCTTAAAAGCAAGAATGTTATGGTAATTTTCTGGTCCCATAGTAGtagtttaacaaatgtttatagaATTGAATGGGGCACAAGGAAGCTGGTTTGGCTCAGGTGTTCCTAATTGACCAGGTGGCTCACATGCATAGAGTGTTCCTGGGAGTCATGGCTGTTTCTGCACTAAGGATGGAGAGCCTGGTTGAGTCTGGGTGTGTGGgtataaaaaaagattttgtttttgtattttttaaattaactactgAAGGGAACCAAGAGCACAACACAGGTTTTCTGGCAGCAGAAACCCCGCAGGCTATGTCAGCGAGTAAAACAGATGTGACCAAAAAACTGTCGACAAGGCAGATATTTTTATAGCTTGACATTCGGCCACAGGGCCAGGACAAAGGAGacaatgaatgggtcacatattCTGTGCTGCCTCCGTTAAGCACCACATGGAATACAGCTGTGGACTCCTGGCGCCCGGCAAGAACAGGCAGGTCAAGCCCAAGTCCCTTAGCTCGATAGTAAAGAAACTGCGCCCAGAATGGCCTGTGCAGCTGTGATCTAGCAATCCACTCCTCTGAACCAGATAATGGGCTGTGGATGTGGGTACACAAGCGGATCATGACAGTGAAACAACAATGACACTAAGGCCGATTCTATCCAACACAGTGATCAACCAGATGATCAGCAAGCTTGAGCACCTGCTCCTGGGTGCCCGGCACTGAGCTTAGTGCTGGTCCTGGGAAATGAGGGAGGCCACACGGCTCCTCCCTCCACTGAGGGAGACCAACAAGAAGTACAGCTGTGGCCCTTTTGTTACCACATTGCAATTCCAGAAATACTTCCATTCTCTGTGGACAGGAAGGGGACGACAATGATTACACCTCTTAAATAGCTGTGGCAGCCCTAAAGCTCAGGACCTGACCTTTCAGTTCCCCTTAAAGAAACACGTAGAAACAAGTAGATGCTCTCCACTCAGCATTTCAAAACAGGATATAAATACTCAACGAAAGAACACATTATCTTAGGATTCCCTAGTgaaaactggaaaacaaggtAGACAGAAAAAATTCCAAAGCTGTGGTCTCATACCGTGGAGAAATCTAGAGctgttaagaagaaaaatatttctcatgCTGGAAACTTCAGAGAAATACTTCTTTGCACCTCAgcacaatggggaaaagaaatgATACCCACACAAATCCAGTCAAAAAGGTTTAGCAAACTCCTCACCCCTCACTCTCCAAAACTTCACTTTCAAAAGAGGATTAGCTCTTCAAACTCAGGCTGTCGGGGGATAAACACACAGTCACATCTAATAGAAACAAACACTGAGAAATGATCCTGGTAGTCCCGTGTGCAAAACACTTCAAGGAAAGTAATCCCCCTTTGCCCAGATCACTCTTTCCTGGCTCAAAACCTGACGGACAATTTTGCAGCTCATTTCTAACCCTTGAAAATAAAGCTATTCTGACCACGGCTCCCCGCCACTGGGCCCTGTTCTGCTAGAACAGCGTCCCTTGCATCAGCCAGCAGGCTCCCACTGCACAGGCCCAACGTGTGAAGCCGTGTGCAACTGCACAAGCCACATGTCACTGTCTATGGAAAGGAGGGGCTGACTCCAAAAACCTTGGAAACTCTTTCACTCCCCTTCTGCTCTGCCTTACCAAGCCCTCTCACAGAAAGccattgtgcaggctcaagaggGAAATAAAAGAAGGGCGGACTTTTTCCATGCTCCCCTGCAGACTACAAGGTGATGTAAAAGCACAGCAGCCACCCCCCATCAGCTCCAAAGAAGTGCAGGCCTCAGGGGGCCCCACTGACACTGGCTTCTCACTCCGCTTCGCACTGGGCAGCATTGTCCAATAATGAGCTGAGCTCAATCGCTTGCCGTGTATTTTGCAGCACAACTAATCCCTTATATTTGTGCTTTTCACCCACATGTCTTTTACTGTTTGCTCTAAGGAAGAAAAAGCCTCACCTTCAAAGCAACCTACACCTTTTCTGAGCCCTGTGGCTCTCtggcctccttcattgtagaccaAGTCTGACCACTGCAGGTGCATCCATTGGTCTCCCCCCAGTATTCTTGAGCTTTCTAGGGGCCAGCGGTTTAAATAAAGGTGAGAACAGTGATGCTTTCAGGTGCTGATCGTCACCTCAGCTGAGCCCTCAGACAGCTCGATGTTTATAATAATTCTTAATATGCGTGCTTACGGGTCCCTTAGCTTCCTCAGCAAGGCAGGCATCTGCTCAGAGTCCtttaaaagcagaattttttCAACCTTGTTAAGGTTGGCAAAAGGTAGCTGAACCAGGTATCACTGTTCTTCCGACCCCGTGATTGCTTCCTGACGATGATGGATTCCTGCCACCCTTCACTAATCAATTTGGTTAAACCACCAGGCACCGGGAACAAGAGAGCAACTGCTTTCTCCTCCTACACTTATTCATCACCACACCTCAGACCACTGCCTCTTCCAACCTCTACTCCTTCCCCAAGAAGCATGAAAAGAGAAGCAATCAACTTACACAGACTGACGCAGAGTTCTTAGAATGTATTTTTgttcacctgaaaaataaaacttttaaaaaatatacaggaCTTTTTGAGTACAGGTATATCTTAAATGGCTGAATTATAAATAATGTCTCTGGTCAGGCTCACAGCTAGAGCTGGAGCTAATGTCCCAATTCCAGTGAAGGCTTTAGAGAGTCAGGAGGCCAGCAGCTGGACCCACGAGTGGTCTCTCTAGACTCTTTGATCCATCTCAAAGTGGATTAAACAGTCCAGAATGCAGGGGtcagggtggggacaggggaCTGGACTCCCAGATGTTCTCCTGCAAGTTCAAAGGATTCTTGAAATAAGAGATCACTttacaaattattaaaatataggaCTAAAAATCCacacaataaatataaattacaggCTATTATTGAAGTTATAAAGTGGCATTTTATGTTTCTTCTCCAAAGCCCtcaccaaaaattttaaaaggcctCAGAGGCTTCCTAATAACCAGTCAAGTCAGCTGCTTAGAAATCTCCAGCCAAAACACCTTGGGGGTGCTACCAGCCTGCCCCTATGCTATGACAGCTCAGCTGCTATTTTCTTGCCCACAACAGGACATGGCTTAAAGCAAGGCTGTTGTCCTGTAAACTTGGATCAGGGTTAACTAGAGTGTAAGCCAGAAAACTGGAGAAATTTGTTTCAGGACTCAGGTGgataagtttctgttgttgtttttaaagtgCCTCATTTCCCAAAAAGGAAACACTAAGGGTTTTGATATCTCGTCACTACCCACACTCAACTGCCTAAAAGCAAGTGGCGGAAGGAAATGGAAACCAAATTGAGGATGTATAATTCTTGGTGCCCCAGAGCTAGGTACGTACATGTCATTTCTCTTGATGTTTCTCATCTCAATAAAGTTATAGGCTGCATATACGTAAGGTTTATTAGGAGAGGTAAAGACAAGAAGATTTAACCTTCTCATGGCTGGTCtcatctgtctatcaaaacacaATCCTGAGTTTGAAGCCTACATTTCAGCCTTTCAGGTTCTACGACAATTCAAAACCAGAGGACGTGCTCAAAGCTCTAGTTTCACAACAGATTTCATCCTAATCACAGGGCTACGCTGTCACTATAGGCTCAGGGAAGAGGGAATGTGAAGGTGATTACTGGGACAGGACAAGAtcttgaagagaagaaaaaaataataataaaaaaagataaaacacttGCGAGCCACTGTACTTACAAAAGGTTTGCTCTTCCTAAAAGAATTCTGAGGAGAAGGCCAAAGATTGAAGCACAGAGGCAttgctctttcccttccttcttccctggcCCATATCCAGATACTTAGGGCTGCAACAGGAAGCCTCTTAGGTGGGGGCACTAGGGTGGGAAGAGGAGGTGATCAGTACATCTCCCACCCTCCCTAAATTGCTTCTACTTCTCCAAAGATTTACCATTGTTCTTTCAACAACTCTAGGAATAattatactcttttgtgtcataaACCTATCTCTCTGAAATAGGAGGGGGAAAAGGGGAAAGAGTGAGTAATGAAAAAGTGTTTGTGTCCTTGTGGCTAGTTGCACTTGGGGGCCAGCAAATAGCCCCTGCTTGACCCCCATCAGTCAGTAGCTACCCAGCGTGTGGGAGGATACATGTAGTTCTATGTAATTATAGCTTCTAGTGCATATGTCAACAACTATATACAgagatctataaattaaatgcATCTGTGGCCACTGCAACTAGGTTGACATACCTGAGCTCCACTACTTTTGGTGCCCTCCTCCTTGCGAGAGCTTCTTCGGCTTATTAAAGAAGAGCCCCTATagctccctccttcccctgaGTCTTGGGGGAAAGCTCGAGTCACCCCTGCACACAGGATACAGAACAGCAAGCGGCGCATAAGGGTTCGGCGCTGGgatctccccacccctcccccctcccccttatGGCTCAGGGCCCTGGTGCAGCACGGTCCTGGGAAGACCAAACCCCGAGAGCAGCACCCGGAGAATCGTGGTCTGTTGGCTGAAGATCGGGCTGCAGGCCCCTCGCCCCTGGGGCGAGCCACGATGGTCGAGGGAAGGGAGGCGTTCACTCCCGTGGGGGTCACTCCTGCGGGCTCCCCGCCTGGTCCTGCTGCAAAGTCCTGCCTccgggcttggggaggatggtttCCGGCCGCCCGTGGCTCTGAGGGGTTCAACGACTCCTAGGCGCCGCCGCTgcttcctcctcgtcctcctcggTCCCCCGCGGCTGCTCCAGCGGCCCGGCCAGGGGGCTGTCGGCAGAGGGCTCCGGAAGCACGGGCCGCGCCGCCTGCAGTGGGGGCGCGTCGCGCGGCGCCTCGCGGCGGGACGACCCCGTAGTGTTGGGtcctgccgctgccaccgcccccGAAGTCCCGGACGGGCCAGTGGCGTTGGAGCCGCTGGGGGGCGGGCCCGCGGCTCCCCCCGAGGTCCCGGCGCCCACCGGCTGCCAGATGAGGCTGTAGTAGACGGCGAGCACGATGGCGGCCAGAGACACGGAGAGCACGTAGGCGAACACGGTGGCGAGCCGGACCCACTTCTTGTTGGTCTTGGCCGCCATCTTCGCCTTCTTGTCCCCGGTGTAGGTGGCCGGCTTGCCCCGCTCGGCCGGGGCCGCGTCGCGCTCCTTCATGGGGGGACCCCGGCCTTTGCCCCGGTGCTCCACGGCC includes these proteins:
- the INAFM2 gene encoding putative transmembrane protein INAFM2; its protein translation is MKERDAAPAERGKPATYTGDKKAKMAAKTNKKWVRLATVFAYVLSVSLAAIVLAVYYSLIWQPVGAGTSGGAAGPPPSGSNATGPSGTSGAVAAAGPNTTGSSRREAPRDAPPLQAARPVLPEPSADSPLAGPLEQPRGTEEDEEEAAAAPRSR